A genomic window from Streptomyces mirabilis includes:
- the ptsP gene encoding phosphoenolpyruvate--protein phosphotransferase — METTLRGVGVSHGVAIGEVRHMGTAVLEPPAKQIPAEDAEREQGRARKAVEAVAADLMARGNLAGGEAQAVLEAQAMMAQDPELMADVDRRVAVGSTAERAVYDAFASYRALLAGAGEYLAGRVADLDDVRNRIVARLLGVPMPGVPDSDEPYVLIARDLAPADTALLDPTLVLGFVTEEGGPTSHSAILARALGVPAVVALPGAGELAEGTVIAVDGSTGEIFVEPSAEKRAQLEAAAAERKASLSASTGPGATSDGHKVPLLANVGGPADVPAAVEAGAEGVGLFRTEFLFLDDSKQAPSEEKQVEAYRQVLEAFPEGRVVVRVLDAGADKPLEFLTPADEPNPALGVRGLRTLLDHPDVLRTQLTALAKAAEGLPVYLEVMAPMVADRIDAKAFADACRAAGLQAKFGAMVEIPSAALRARSILQEVEFLSLGTNDLAQYTFAADRQVGAVSRLQDPWQPALLDLVAVSAEAAKAEGKSCGVCGEAASDPLLACVLTGLGVTSLSMGAASIPYVRATLAKYTLAQCERAAAAARATDTADEARTAAQAVLSGE, encoded by the coding sequence ATGGAGACAACGCTGCGAGGCGTCGGCGTGAGCCACGGTGTGGCGATCGGCGAGGTTCGGCACATGGGAACGGCGGTGCTTGAGCCGCCTGCCAAGCAGATCCCGGCGGAGGACGCGGAGCGCGAACAGGGGCGCGCCCGTAAGGCCGTCGAGGCTGTGGCGGCCGATCTGATGGCGCGCGGCAATCTGGCGGGGGGCGAGGCCCAGGCGGTGCTCGAGGCGCAGGCCATGATGGCCCAGGACCCCGAGCTGATGGCGGACGTGGATCGGCGTGTCGCGGTCGGCAGCACGGCCGAGCGTGCCGTCTATGACGCGTTCGCCTCCTATCGCGCACTGCTGGCGGGTGCCGGTGAGTACCTCGCCGGTCGAGTGGCCGACCTCGACGATGTGCGGAACCGTATCGTCGCCCGACTGCTGGGGGTGCCCATGCCGGGTGTCCCCGACAGCGACGAGCCGTACGTCCTTATTGCTCGTGACCTTGCGCCCGCCGACACCGCGCTGCTCGACCCCACCCTCGTCCTCGGCTTCGTCACCGAGGAGGGCGGGCCGACCAGCCACAGCGCGATCCTGGCTCGGGCGCTCGGAGTGCCCGCCGTCGTCGCGCTCCCCGGCGCCGGAGAGCTCGCCGAAGGCACGGTGATCGCCGTGGACGGCAGCACCGGCGAGATCTTCGTGGAGCCGAGCGCCGAGAAGCGGGCGCAGCTGGAGGCCGCGGCGGCCGAGCGGAAGGCGTCCCTGTCGGCCTCGACCGGACCGGGTGCCACCTCCGACGGACACAAGGTGCCACTGCTGGCGAATGTCGGCGGTCCCGCCGATGTGCCGGCCGCCGTCGAGGCCGGGGCCGAGGGTGTCGGTCTGTTCCGCACCGAGTTCCTCTTTCTGGACGACAGCAAGCAGGCGCCGTCCGAGGAGAAGCAGGTCGAGGCGTACCGGCAGGTGCTGGAGGCGTTCCCCGAGGGGCGTGTCGTGGTGCGGGTGCTGGACGCGGGCGCGGACAAGCCGCTGGAGTTCCTCACTCCGGCCGACGAGCCGAACCCGGCACTGGGCGTACGGGGTCTGCGCACCCTGCTCGACCACCCCGATGTCCTGCGAACGCAGCTGACGGCGCTCGCGAAGGCCGCGGAGGGGCTGCCGGTCTATCTCGAGGTCATGGCGCCGATGGTCGCCGACCGCATCGACGCCAAGGCGTTCGCGGACGCGTGCCGTGCCGCTGGGCTGCAGGCGAAGTTCGGCGCGATGGTGGAGATTCCGTCGGCCGCGCTGCGGGCTCGCTCGATCCTCCAGGAGGTCGAGTTCCTGTCGCTGGGGACCAATGACCTCGCCCAGTACACCTTCGCCGCCGACCGGCAGGTGGGCGCGGTGTCCCGCCTGCAGGACCCGTGGCAGCCCGCGCTGCTCGACCTGGTCGCCGTGTCCGCCGAGGCGGCGAAGGCAGAGGGCAAGAGCTGTGGTGTCTGCGGTGAGGCCGCGTCCGATCCGCTGCTCGCGTGTGTGCTGACCGGTCTGGGGGTCACCTCCCTGTCGATGGGTGCCGCGTCCATTCCCTATGTCCGGGCGACGCTCGCCAAGTACACGCTGGCGCAGTGCGAGCGTGCCGCCGCGGCGGCACGTGCCACGGACACGGCCGACGAGGCGCGCACGGCGGCCCAGGCGGTGCTGTCCGGCGAGTAG
- a CDS encoding PTS sugar transporter subunit IIA yields MTIVTSPLAGRTIGLAAVPDPVFSGAMVGPGTAIDPVREPGEAVAPVDGVIVSLHPHAFVVVDAEGHGVLTHLGIDTVQLNGEGFELLVNKGDTVTRGQAVVRWNPAAVEVAGKSPICPIVALEATADSLGDLREDGDVKAGDALFSWQ; encoded by the coding sequence ATGACCATCGTGACGTCCCCTCTTGCAGGACGCACCATCGGACTCGCCGCGGTACCGGATCCCGTCTTCTCCGGAGCGATGGTAGGCCCCGGCACGGCGATCGACCCCGTGCGTGAGCCGGGGGAGGCTGTCGCCCCCGTGGACGGGGTGATCGTCTCGCTTCACCCTCATGCCTTTGTCGTCGTCGACGCAGAAGGCCATGGCGTGCTCACGCACCTGGGCATCGACACAGTGCAGCTCAATGGCGAGGGCTTCGAGCTCCTCGTCAACAAGGGTGACACCGTGACGCGCGGTCAGGCCGTCGTCCGCTGGAACCCGGCTGCCGTCGAGGTGGCCGGCAAGTCGCCGATCTGCCCGATCGTGGCACTCGAGGCAACGGCCGACTCCCTCGGTGATCTCCGCGAGGACGGCGATGTGAAGGCCGGCGACGCCCTTTTCAGCTGGCAGTGA
- a CDS encoding CDP-alcohol phosphatidyltransferase family protein, with product MEVQETRVQTDRVLTIPNILSMARLVGVPVFLWLILRPEFGGPKSDGWALLVLMLSGVSDYLDGKLARRWNQISGLGRLLDPAADRLYILSTLVGLTWREILPLWLTAVLLARELVLLVVVAVLRRHGYPPLQVNFLGKAATFNLMYAFPLLLLSDGSGWLASLAAIFGWAFAGWGTTLYWWAGVLYVVQVRRLLRADAMAD from the coding sequence GTGGAGGTCCAGGAGACCCGCGTCCAGACGGACCGGGTCCTCACCATCCCGAACATCCTCAGCATGGCGCGCCTAGTCGGCGTGCCCGTCTTCCTGTGGCTGATCCTCCGGCCCGAGTTCGGCGGTCCCAAGAGTGACGGCTGGGCACTGCTCGTGCTCATGCTGAGCGGCGTCAGCGACTATCTCGACGGGAAGCTCGCGCGGCGCTGGAATCAAATCAGCGGCCTCGGCCGGCTGCTCGATCCCGCGGCGGACCGGCTCTACATTCTGTCCACTCTTGTGGGGCTCACCTGGCGGGAGATTCTGCCGCTGTGGTTGACGGCTGTGCTTCTGGCGCGTGAGTTGGTTCTGCTGGTGGTCGTGGCAGTCCTCCGACGTCACGGCTATCCGCCGCTGCAGGTGAACTTCCTCGGGAAGGCGGCCACCTTCAACCTGATGTACGCCTTCCCTCTGTTGCTGCTCAGCGACGGAAGCGGATGGCTCGCGTCACTCGCCGCGATTTTCGGATGGGCGTTCGCCGGGTGGGGTACAACCCTCTATTGGTGGGCAGGAGTCCTCTACGTGGTCCAGGTCCGCCGGCTTCTCAGGGCGGACGCCATGGCCGATTGA